In Methanolacinia paynteri, the sequence TCGTTCTCGCGGCTGCAATCCAGCCCAAGCCCGACGCGGAACCTGTCCGCCAGATGTTCGGTATCTCGAAGTCGCAGGACGGCTGGTATCTTGAGGCTCACCCGAAGCTCAACCCGTGCGGAACAACGACTGCAGGTATATTCCTCGCAGGTGTCTGCCAGGGTCCA encodes:
- a CDS encoding 4Fe-4S binding protein codes for the protein VLAAAIQPKPDAEPVRQMFGISKSQDGWYLEAHPKLNPCGTTTAGIFLAGVCQGPKDIPDTVAQAEGAASAASIPIHQGKVQLEPYFAQCMEDLCAGCGMCVPQCPYGA